The Nakamurella antarctica genomic interval ACGGCAACGATCGCCGAGTAGAAGTGAATCCAGCCACGCGCCCTCGGCTTGAGGCCTGCTGGGGCAAGTTCTCGGGTGTCTGTCACGTGGTCAAGGTTACAGGCCAGCACACTCTCGCAGGGTGTGATGAGCAGCGTCACCACGCATGATGTCCCAACCCCGCACGCTCGGACCGCTGTTTCTCACACGCGCAGAGCGCAGCGGCGAGTAAGGTCCGCTGCGTGAGATGGCCCGCTCTGCTGTACCGCGTGTACGAATCCAAACTCACCCACGACCTGATTGGGGCGCAGCGTCCGCATCACGTGGGGGTGATGCTCGACGGCAATCGGCGGTGGGCGCGAAAAGCTGGACTCACCGATCCGAACGACGGCCACCGGGCCGGCGCTGCCCACATCACGGAACTGCTGCAGTGGTGCCAGCAAGCAGAGATAAGCCTGGTGACTCTGTGGCTCCTGTCTACTGACAATTTGCGGCGCCCGTTGGACGAGCTGGAGCCATTGCTCGAGATCATCACCGATGTGGTCGACGAGCTTGCCGCGCCGGGTCAGCCTTGGAAGCTACGTATCGTTGGCGCTTTGGAACGCCTCCCAGCCCAAATGCAGACGCGACTGTCGGCCGCAGAATTACGCACCGAAAGCCGGACAGGTGTGCAGGTCAATGTCGCAGTGGGATACGGCGGCCGACAGGAAATTGCGGATGCGGTGAAGTCGCTGCTGCGTCACAAAGCTGATGAAGGGCTCACCGGCGAAGAACTCTTCGCCGAACTTGACGTCGACGCTATCGGCGAGCACCTCTACACCTCGGGTCAACCGGACCCGGACCTGGTGATCCGGACGTCGGGGGAGCAGCGGCTGGGCGGTTTCCTGCTGTGGCAGAGCGTGCACTCGGAGTTTTGGTTTACTGATGCGTATTGGCCAGATTTTCGCCGCGTTGATTTTCTTCGCGCACTGCGCGACTACGCCGCCAGGCACCGCCGGTTCGGCACCTGAGTGCGAAGCACTGCCCGGGCAGATCCCTGCGGCGTAACGTCTGGGAGGTGAATCTGGTAACGGAATACCTCAAACTTGGACTTCGATTCGACCGCGTCGTCGAAGGTTACGTCGATGCCTATTTCGGTGATCCGGCACTGAAAGCGCAGGTGGCAGGTGAGGAACAACCCGACCCAGCCGAGCTGGGGCGGCAGGCGGCGCAGCTGTCGGCCGAGGTGGCCAATACCGATCTGACCCCTGACCGCGCGGCCTTCATCACCAGCCATTTGGACGCACTCGCGGTCGGCGGTGCGGTCTTGGCAGGTGAGAATCTTTCTTTCATCTCCGAGGTGCACTCGTATTTTCAGGTCGAGATTGCCGAGATCCCCACGCAGGATTACGAACAGGCGCACCAGGACGTCTCGGATTTGATCGGGGGCGTCGGCGATCTCGGCGACCGGCTGAGCGCGCTGCGAGCCCAAGAAGCCTGCCCGCCGGAGCTCGTCGAAAAAGCGGTGGCCACCCTCGCCGCGGCGCTTCGTGAGCGGGTCGTCGAACCCACGGGCTTGACTGGTCTGGACGAGCATATTGGCTTCGAAATCGAACGTGATGTTGCGTGGAGTGGATTTAATTACTACCTGGGCAACTTCACCTCGCGGGTGGCGGTAAACGCCGATATCGGCCACCGCATGAGTCAGCTTCCCGTGCTGGTTGCCCACGAGTGCTACCCCGGGCACCACACCGAACACTGCCGCAAAGAGTCGCTGTTGGTGCAGCAGGCAGACCAGCAGGAGCAGACCATCTTTCTGGTGAACACTCCGCAATGTCTGATGGCCGAAGGGCTTGGAGACCTAGCGTTGACAGCCGCGGTGGGACCGGGCTGGGCCCGTTGGGCCCAAGGTGTGCTCGCTGGCATCGGCCCAACATACGACCCGGACCTCGCCGAAGCTCTGGAGATCGCGCTCCGACCGTTGAACACCGTCCGGCAGAACGCGGCAATCATGTTGCACGACAAAGGAACCGACCCAGATGTAGTCATTGCGTACATGAAGCGGTGGCTGATGGTGGACGAGGCCCGAGCGCGCCAGATGCTCAGATTCATGTCGGATCCGCTGTGGCGCGCCTACACATCCACCTATGTGGAAGGGGAGCGGCTACTGCGGCCGTGGCTTGAGGCTCGGCCGGTTGGGCAGAGCGCACTTACCCGGTTCCAACGGTTGCTAGACGAACCGCTGACCCCGTCTGTGGTGCAAGCGGAGATGCGTGCCCTGGCTCACTGAGGTTGCTGGTCACACGGGTTTCCCATTCCACCCCCATCTGCCTCCGGCCGTGATCTGATGTGCTCAGGGACAATGGTCGGTGACAGGGCCAGCATCCGTGGGTCGTCACTTCGTGGTGATCTGACATGCGCAGAACCCATCGGTGGTGCGCGAGGTAAGGGGAACACGCTATGGCTGATCAGGCCCGACTGTTGGTAGTAGACGACGAACCGTCGTTGCAGGACATTGTTGCCACCTCAATGCGTTTCCTGGGGTACGAGGTGAGCACCGCGGCTACAGGCCGGGAGGCGGTCAAAGCAGCGATCGCGCAGAATCCTGACCTGGTGATTTTGGACGTGATGCTGCCCGACTTTGACGGACTGGAAGTGATGCGGAAGATCCGGGCCGCGGGCGTTGATGCCGGGGTGCTGTTCCTCTCCGCTCGCGACACCCCCGCGGACAAGATCGCCGGACTTACGGCCGGCGGTGACGACTACGTGACCAAACCCTTTGGGCTGGAGGAGCTTGCGGCTCGCGTAGCCGCAGTGCTCCGACGCGTGCGGCCGGACGACGACAGCTCGGTGGTGCTCCGCGTCTCCGATCTTGAGCTGGACGAGGAGACCTACCAAGTCACGCGCGCGGGTCAGATCATCGACCTCGCTCCCACCGAATATAAGCTTTTGCGTCACATGATGATCAACGCAAACGTCGTACTATCCCGGCAACAATTGCTGGACGCGGTCTGGGGCACCGACTTCTATGGCGACGATTCCGTGGTCGCAACCTACATTTCTTATCTCCGACGCAAGATCGATTCCGGGGCCGAAACGCCGCTGCTGTTCACACACCGCGGCTTCGGATACGTGCTGCGTGGCCAACGAAAGTAGGGGTCTTGGCCGGGGCGGCGACGACCCTGCGCCTGCGGTGCCGCTGGGCGCGGCGTCGTCAGAAATGTTTTCATCCCTCGGGTCTGGACCTGTCGATGGGGAAGCAGAAGACTTTCCCGCAGGGGGACCCAACACCGCGCCGATCCCGATCATCATCGACGCGCTTGGTTCGGATTCTGCTTATTCGTTCAACCCGCCGAACGAGAACGTACTTCCCAGACGCCGCTGGTCGCTGCGGGCGAAACTTATTGGGTTGGTAATTGCGGTAGCCGCGGTGGCCTTGATAGTGGCCGATATCGCGCTGCCCATCGTGGTCCGAGCTTCGTTGATGAGTAGCCGCGACGCCAACCTCACCGCGATGATCGCCTCCCTCCCACCGACCGTCTCATCGCAAAGCTTGCAACGATCCGCGTCGAATAATCCACTGCGCGGAGAGATCGGCTGGACAGTGATCCAGCGCGGCGGATTGGTGCTCACTATCCCCACCGCAGACGGCGCCGAGGGCCCCGTCATCGGTAATGCCGACGTGAGTTCGCCCATCACCTTGAAGGCGGCAACGGGCGAACCGTACCGGGCGCTGTCCCTGTTGCTATCCGATGACGGCATGCCCGTGACCCTCGTGGTGTGGTCGCCCATCGAAGATATCGAATCCACGTTGGACAAACTGGTAGTGGCTGAGCTGGTGATTTCGGTCGGGTTGCTGATCCTCCTAGGGGCGGCAGCTTCGTTGCTGATCAGACGCGAACTCAAATCGTTGGAAGAGATGGCGATAGCTGCCGACCAGATCGCTGCCGGAGACATCAACCGTCGAGTTGATGCCGCCCACTCCGGGGTCGAGGTGGAGCGCCTCGGCAATGCCTTCAACGACATGCTGGATGGGATTAGCGCGTTATTGGATGAACGGCAGGCCGCCGAAGCGCGCCTACGACAGTTTGTTGCCGACGCCTCCCACGAGTTGCGCACCCCCGTGGCGGCCGTGCGCGGCTACACCGATCTTTACGCCGCTGGCGCACTCCCCGAAGATGCCGCTGTCGCACGTGCCATGCAGCGCATGGGTTTTGAGTCACGGCGGATGGCCGCGCTGGTCAATGACTTGCTGACGCTGATGCAGGCCGACGCCACCGAATCGATGCACACGGAGTCGGTGGACCTTGCAGAATTATTGACCGGAGTGGTGGACGATGCAGCTGCGATCGACCCGAGCCGGGTATGGCGGATGGCCGGTCTCGGCGCAGGCAGCCCCGGGTTCGGGGCGGGCGGGTTGGGGGCTCCCGGGTTCGCGGCCGGGGGCTTCGCAGCACAGGTGCCCAGGGTTTTGGGGGACAGACTCCGGTTGCATCAACTCTTCGCCAACCTCCTCGCCAATATCCGGACCCATACGCCGGCGGGCACCGCCGCAACGGTGGCCATCATCCCGGCGGGACGCAGTGTCGTGATCGAGGTCAGTGACAACGGCCCGGGAGTCGGAACTGATTCGCTAGCAAAGCTTTTCGACCGCTTCTACCGAGAGGATGCGGCGCGGAGCAGGGAAAGTGGTGGGGCTGGCCTGGGCCTTTCCATTGTGGCCGCTATCGTCAAAGCCCACGGCGGCACAGTGAGTGCCGCGCACGCCCAAACAGGTGGGCTGGCTGTCAGGGTGAAGTTGCCGCTCGCGCCGGTCAGTTCCCCCCTGTGACGGCCATTTTAGACGCGCCGCACCGCTGATCATTTCGACACCAAACGTTCACACATTCGTTGCGTGTCTTCGCCTTTGGCCGCGATAGGGGCGCGTAGCGTCTCGACTCACGGGCCGCGGGGAAGCGACCTGGACGGGAGGTTTCGATCGTGAAATGTGGTCAGCCACAGTTTGCGAGGGGGCCGGCATCCGGCCGCCGCGGTCGCAGCTGAGCCTTGGTGGTCAGCGGCGGGCGTGAGGAACTTCCCGAAAACTTCGAGGTTGCCGGGTGCGTGATGCCGCACCCGCGGGAGATAGCCCGTGTCCCTAGACCGAGCGGTACATACGTCACATCCAGCCAACACTTCACCTGCCCGTGGGAACCACCCCGAAGCGTCGAAAACGATGCAACCCCCACACGGGAGGAGGCAAACCTACGTCATCGATACCTCGGTGCTGCTCAGCGATCCCGCAGCGCTTACCCGTTTCGCCGAGCACGAAGTGGTGCTGCCGCTCATCGTTATTAGCGAGTTGGAGGCAAAGCGGCACCATCCCGAACTTGGCTATTTTGCACGGGAAGCGCTGCGATTGCTCGACGATCTCCGGATTGAACACGGCCGGCTAGACGCCCCGGTTCCGATGGGAGTGGATGGTGGCACCCTGCATGTCGAGCTCAACCACACGGACCCGTCGATCCTCCCGCTCGGGTTTCGAAACGATAGCAACGACTCTCGAATCCTCGCGTGTGCACTCAACCTCGCCGCAGAGGGCCGCGCAGTCACCTTGGTGACCAAAGATATGCCCTTGCGGGTCAAGGCATCTGCGGTTGGACTGCCCGCGGACGAGTACCGCGCCCATGACGTCGTCCCCTCCGGCTGGACAGGCACCACCGAGATTGAAGTGGGGTCACATGTTCTGGATGCCCTCTTCGCAAACAGCGTTATCGACCTCGACGAGGCGCGAGAGTTGCCGTGCCATACGGGGTTGAAGCTCATTACCGCTTCCGGCTCGGCGCTGGGTCGGGTGACTGCGGGTAAGCAGGTTCGGTTGGTGCGTGGAGAAAGGGAGGCCTTCGGGATTCGCGGCCGCAGCGCCGAGCAGCGCCTCGCACTCGAGCTGCTGATGGACGATGAGGTTGGCATTGTGTCCCTCGGCGGGCGCGCGGGTACCGGTAAGTCGGCACTTGCGTTGTGCGCGGGCCTCGAACTTGTGCTCGAACGCAAGGCGCATCGCAAAGTGGTGGTCTTCCGGCCGCTGTACGCGGTGGGCGGTCAGGAACTGGGGTACCTGCCGGGCAGCGAAAGCGAAAAGATGGGTCCATGGGCGCAGGCGGTGTTCGACACACTCAGCGCCGTGGTGTCGCCGGCCATCGTCGAGGAGGTGATAGCTCGCGGCATGCTCGAGGTTCTTCCACTCACCCACATTCGCGGACGATCACTGCACGACTCATTCGTCATCGTCGACGAGGCACAGTCACTGGAGCGAAATGTGTTGCTCACAGTGCTTTCTCGGATGGGCACGAACTCTCGCGTGGTCCTCACGCACGACGTGGCGCAACGGGACAATTTGCGGGTCGGACGTCATGACGGAATCGCCGCCGTTGTCGAGACGCTGAAGGGGCACCCGTTGTTCGCGCACATCACGCTGACCCGGTCGGAACGTTCGCCGATCGCCGCGCTCGTCACCGAGTTGCTGGAGTTTCCGGAAGTGGGCTGAATCTGCTGCCCAGCTGGCCGGATTTGTCTGGGTGGTCCGCACGCGACGGCGGAAGCGGACACTTCCCATGCTCTACCGTTGGCAGGTAGCTCACTCTAGGAGGATTCTTATGCAGCGTGGCCGTATCAGTGCTTCTTTACTGGCGTTGGCGACCTGCGGTGCCTTCATCGTGGTGGCCAACTCACCCGCTTTCGCTGGGGCGGATGCCGTGACGGTGCGTCCTGCTGCCGTAGCAGCGACGCCAGTGACTTCCACAGACGCAGCAGACATGCGAACCCTGACAGCCGAGAGCGTCATCACGCTGACGCCATCTGGAGCGACCATTGCCGTGACCGGTGCGGGCTTTGACCCCGCCAACAACGTCTACGTGGCGCTGTGCAACAAATCGGCGGCAGCGGAAACCCCACTTCTCAATTGCCTCGGAGGGTCAATTCCAGACGCCAACACCTCCAAGGCGTGGGCAACGGTGTCCAACGATCCGGCGCTGGGGAACCGGGTTGCATGGACGGGCAAAGGGTTCACCGCCAACATTGTCCTCACCAGCCCTGACGGGGTCGGGCCCGTGTGCGGCGACGCCGACTGCGTCATTATTGCCCGGACCACGGGAGACCCGGCGAAGCGAGCAGCCGACTTACTCATTCCAGTCACCTTTGCATCAGATGCTCCGCCTGCAAGCTCCCCTGCCAGCACTGCCAGCACTCCCGCGAGTACCAGCGCGCCGAGAACGAGCACGCCGACGCCCACAACAGAAACCACCCCCACCACGATTGATCCGCCGTCGGCTCCGCTGACAGTGGGAGCGCAGTCCGTGGTCAGTCCGGAGGTGGCCGTTGGCGGTACCCAGACCGTTGTCTTCGCCCAGTTCAAGCCGGGAGAGCAGGTCGGCGTCACCGTATTCTCAACTCCTGTCGCTCTCCCCCCGGTTGTTGCGAGCAGCGCCGGGGTTGTCACCATCACGTTCCCCATCACCAAAGATTTGCTGCCGGGACTGCACAGTGTTCAGGCGGTCGGCGTCGAGTCAGGAACAGTCGGAACCGCGGAGTTCACCGTAGTGGCCGCCGCAGCGCCCAGCACCACAAGCGCTGTCACCACATCGGAGCCAACAAGCGCCAGCGTTGCCCCGACCAGCTCAGCCGAGGTCAGCACACAGAGCGCGACATCAGAAAGCGCGGTAACCACTGCGGAGTCCACCGCGGCGGTAGCAGCTCCGGACCAGAAGTCGGGCAGCAATCTCGCCTGGCTGTGGGTCGTCATCATTGTGGTGTTGATCGTCGGCGGGGTGACAGGCGCGGTGTACCTATCCCGACGTCGGGAATCCATCCTGGTCGCCGAAGAGGAGGATAAGAACCTCCTCTTGGCCGAAGCCAGGGTCAGCAGCGAGCCGGAACCGCAGACGCTGCTCGAGGAATCGCCCGAAGAGGCAGCCGCTTACGGATACTCCGGTAGCGACTTCCATCTCTTGTCCGGTCATAACCACTCCGACGGCCCGGCGCTGTATTCCGGCCAAGGTGGGTACACCCCCGATGTCACAACGCAACGCATCCAGACGCCACAGCACCCCGGAGCGGGCGCGTCACCGACCGATGAGCCGACCGCGTGGTTCCCCGCGCCCGCTCAGGACCAGCCAGCAACCCCGCAGATGCCGTCATCCGCGCGGCAGCCGATTTCGCCCGACTCTGGGCCAAGTACGTCGCAGTGGCGACCGGCCTTTGATGAAACATCGGGAGACGGTGCTTTCAGCCCGGCCGACTCTGGCTCTGGCACTGAATCTGACTCTGGCGCTGAATCCGATCCTGGTGCGTACGCTGTCCACGCCGATGACGCTGGACCCGAGGGAGCTACATCGGTCTGGCAGGTTCCACCGACGCGAACAAGTGGCGAGGCCGATCCACCCTCGGCCGCACCGGTTTTAGATGATTCTGACGACGGGCACGGTACGACTTCCTGACACCTGACTTCGGTCAACCCGCGAGATACCGCGTCCCCACGCGACAGCGATACGGCGTCCCCCCGCGACCGCGATACGGCGTCCCCCCGCGACAGCGGGGCCGGCCACTGAAAAGTGACCGGCCCCGCTTCTCTTTCGCTCTCGGGGTGCGGCGGGGCGAGGGCTTTACGGGTGCGTCATTGACAGAACATCCAAAGCCGCGTCGAGTTGGTCGGCGGTCAATGTGCCATCTGTGACGTGACCACGTTCCAGAACCACCGTTTTGATGGTTTTGTTCTGTTTCAGAGCCTGCTTTGCGATGGAGGCGGCCTCCTCGTAGCCGATGTACTTATTCAGCGGCGTCACGATTGACGGGGACGACTCCGCATATGCCAGGCAACGGTCAACGTCGGCGACGATCCCGTCGATGCACCGGTCCGCCAACAACCGGGAGACATTGGCGATGAGCCGGATCGACTCCAGGAGGTTGCGCGCCATTACCGGGAACATCACATTGAGTTCGAAGTTCCCCTGAGACCCGGCGAAAGCGACGGTGGCGTCATTCCCGATCACCTGAGCGGCGACCATCAGTGTGGCCTCCGGGAGAACAGGATTAACTTTCCCCGGCATGATGGAGGATCCGGGTTGCAGGTCCGGCAGGTGGATCTCCGCTAAGCCCGCACGAGGCCCCGAACCCATCCATCGAATATCGTTGCAGATTTTGGTGAGTCCGACAGCGATAGTGCGCAGTTGGCCTGAAGTTTCGACCAGACCGTCGCGAGCGCTTTGGGCCTCGAAGTGGTTGCGCGCCTCGGTGAACGGCAGGCCCGTAACGCTAGCCAACTCGCTGATCACCTTTGCGGAGAAGCCCGGGGAGTGTTGATGCCGGTGCCGACCGCTGTCCCGCCCAGTGGCAGCTCGGCCAGCCGCGGCAGCGACGACTCAAGGCGCTCGATGCCGTAACGGACTTGAGCCGCATAGCCACCGAACTCTTGGCCCAGGGTTACCGGGGTGGCATCCATCAGGTGTGTGCGACCGGATTTGACCACGGTTGCCCACTCTTCGGCCTTTCGGCCTAGCGCGCGGGAAAGGTAGTCAAGTGCCGGGATCAGATCCCGTACGACGGCCTCTGTCGCTGCCACGTGGATAGATGTCGGGAAAACGTCGTTGCTAGACTGTGAAGCATTCACGTGGTCGTTGGGGTGGACTTTTGGGCCTTGCGGGGTGGCTGCGGAAGCGGACTCGTTGGCCAACGTCGCAATCACCTCGTTGGTATTCATATTGGAACTGGTGCCGGAACCGGTTTGGAACACGTCAATCGGGAATTCGCCATCCCAGTCGCCATCGGCCACGGACGTTGCAGCCGTGCTAATCAACGTTGCAACATCGCCTGAAATCACCCCCAGCTCGGCGTTGATCTTGGCTGCCGCTGCTTTGATCAGGGCCAACGCTCTAATCTGAGATCGCTCCAGACCTCGTCCCGAGATAGGGAAGTTTTCTACGGCTCGTTGAGTTTGAGCCTGATACTTTGCGTCGCGAGGCACGCGCACTTCACCCATGGTGTCGTGTTCGATGCGGAACTCGCCATTGTGTTCTGCCATGGAAACGACGTTATCGCTTCGCGGGGTCCAACGTCGCCATCGGGTAGCCGTGTGATGGGTCTCAGCCTCGTTGAGAGGGCTACACGCCACGGATGAGGAGGGTCTGCAGCGCTCGATCGGTTCCCGGTGCGAAGTCAGAGCGGTCAGCTCCACCCCGCCGGTCGCGGATCGTGCAACCATAGAAGGCGTGGCTGACCGACGTAATGCGACCATGCGCGACATGGGTGTAGCAGTGGCTGTTCTTGTGGTGGCGTTACTCCTGGTGGTGGGAGCGATGGGGGGCTGGTCCTTTCAGCCCGGCGGACCCGCGGAGGGTGAGACGCTGACCGCCGATGTCACCGACGGGTTTAGCCGCGCAGGTGCGACCTTAGAGTTCGCCACCGTGGTACCAAAAGGGTTGCCCTCGAATTGGATCGGGAATTCCTTTTCGATCAACAATCCAGCTACGGGCGCCCAGGGC includes:
- a CDS encoding isoprenyl transferase → MRWPALLYRVYESKLTHDLIGAQRPHHVGVMLDGNRRWARKAGLTDPNDGHRAGAAHITELLQWCQQAEISLVTLWLLSTDNLRRPLDELEPLLEIITDVVDELAAPGQPWKLRIVGALERLPAQMQTRLSAAELRTESRTGVQVNVAVGYGGRQEIADAVKSLLRHKADEGLTGEELFAELDVDAIGEHLYTSGQPDPDLVIRTSGEQRLGGFLLWQSVHSEFWFTDAYWPDFRRVDFLRALRDYAARHRRFGT
- a CDS encoding DUF885 domain-containing protein is translated as MNLVTEYLKLGLRFDRVVEGYVDAYFGDPALKAQVAGEEQPDPAELGRQAAQLSAEVANTDLTPDRAAFITSHLDALAVGGAVLAGENLSFISEVHSYFQVEIAEIPTQDYEQAHQDVSDLIGGVGDLGDRLSALRAQEACPPELVEKAVATLAAALRERVVEPTGLTGLDEHIGFEIERDVAWSGFNYYLGNFTSRVAVNADIGHRMSQLPVLVAHECYPGHHTEHCRKESLLVQQADQQEQTIFLVNTPQCLMAEGLGDLALTAAVGPGWARWAQGVLAGIGPTYDPDLAEALEIALRPLNTVRQNAAIMLHDKGTDPDVVIAYMKRWLMVDEARARQMLRFMSDPLWRAYTSTYVEGERLLRPWLEARPVGQSALTRFQRLLDEPLTPSVVQAEMRALAH
- a CDS encoding response regulator transcription factor — its product is MADQARLLVVDDEPSLQDIVATSMRFLGYEVSTAATGREAVKAAIAQNPDLVILDVMLPDFDGLEVMRKIRAAGVDAGVLFLSARDTPADKIAGLTAGGDDYVTKPFGLEELAARVAAVLRRVRPDDDSSVVLRVSDLELDEETYQVTRAGQIIDLAPTEYKLLRHMMINANVVLSRQQLLDAVWGTDFYGDDSVVATYISYLRRKIDSGAETPLLFTHRGFGYVLRGQRK
- a CDS encoding sensor histidine kinase, encoding MANESRGLGRGGDDPAPAVPLGAASSEMFSSLGSGPVDGEAEDFPAGGPNTAPIPIIIDALGSDSAYSFNPPNENVLPRRRWSLRAKLIGLVIAVAAVALIVADIALPIVVRASLMSSRDANLTAMIASLPPTVSSQSLQRSASNNPLRGEIGWTVIQRGGLVLTIPTADGAEGPVIGNADVSSPITLKAATGEPYRALSLLLSDDGMPVTLVVWSPIEDIESTLDKLVVAELVISVGLLILLGAAASLLIRRELKSLEEMAIAADQIAAGDINRRVDAAHSGVEVERLGNAFNDMLDGISALLDERQAAEARLRQFVADASHELRTPVAAVRGYTDLYAAGALPEDAAVARAMQRMGFESRRMAALVNDLLTLMQADATESMHTESVDLAELLTGVVDDAAAIDPSRVWRMAGLGAGSPGFGAGGLGAPGFAAGGFAAQVPRVLGDRLRLHQLFANLLANIRTHTPAGTAATVAIIPAGRSVVIEVSDNGPGVGTDSLAKLFDRFYREDAARSRESGGAGLGLSIVAAIVKAHGGTVSAAHAQTGGLAVRVKLPLAPVSSPL
- a CDS encoding PhoH family protein, which encodes MQPPHGRRQTYVIDTSVLLSDPAALTRFAEHEVVLPLIVISELEAKRHHPELGYFAREALRLLDDLRIEHGRLDAPVPMGVDGGTLHVELNHTDPSILPLGFRNDSNDSRILACALNLAAEGRAVTLVTKDMPLRVKASAVGLPADEYRAHDVVPSGWTGTTEIEVGSHVLDALFANSVIDLDEARELPCHTGLKLITASGSALGRVTAGKQVRLVRGEREAFGIRGRSAEQRLALELLMDDEVGIVSLGGRAGTGKSALALCAGLELVLERKAHRKVVVFRPLYAVGGQELGYLPGSESEKMGPWAQAVFDTLSAVVSPAIVEEVIARGMLEVLPLTHIRGRSLHDSFVIVDEAQSLERNVLLTVLSRMGTNSRVVLTHDVAQRDNLRVGRHDGIAAVVETLKGHPLFAHITLTRSERSPIAALVTELLEFPEVG